Proteins encoded in a region of the Nocardia asteroides genome:
- a CDS encoding MbtH family protein produces the protein MSNPFDDGDAMFYVLINQEGEHSLWPIFAAVPGGWSIAYGAANRNACLRYVQTHWVDMRADSLPGSVSGEAN, from the coding sequence ATGAGCAACCCGTTCGATGACGGCGACGCCATGTTCTACGTCCTGATCAACCAGGAAGGCGAACACTCCTTATGGCCGATCTTCGCCGCCGTCCCCGGCGGCTGGTCCATCGCCTACGGCGCCGCCAACCGCAATGCGTGCCTGCGGTACGTGCAGACCCACTGGGTGGATATGCGCGCCGACTCGCTCCCCGGCTCCGTGTCCGGCGAAGCGAACTGA
- a CDS encoding sigma-70 family RNA polymerase sigma factor, producing MAAGDLMSRARAGDGEAFRELIAPHRRELQVHCYRMLGSFQDAEDALQETLLSAWQSFGGFQGRASLRTWLYRIATNRCLNARRSAGRRRAKEWDVPGVEPPEPTRLGEIAWLEPFPDALAEGVIDAPLGPEARYEQTEAISLAFVTALQTLPPRQVAVLILRDVLGFHAEEVAGMLDSTVDSVKSALKRARAGLRYRRPTSVSPPSSYAPAEEVIVARFVRAWESADLDALVRLLTDDVFVSMPPIPFEYQGRDVVARFFAGIFRAGRRFDLVPTRANGQPALGAYLRAPTGIRYGTGLYVLTLSGDRISAMTRFDNSVLPSFGLPRSLPSA from the coding sequence GTGGCAGCCGGTGACCTGATGTCCCGGGCGCGAGCCGGAGACGGCGAGGCGTTCCGGGAGCTGATCGCGCCCCACCGCCGGGAGCTCCAGGTGCATTGCTACCGGATGCTCGGATCGTTCCAGGACGCCGAGGACGCCTTGCAAGAAACGCTGCTGTCGGCCTGGCAGAGCTTCGGCGGGTTTCAGGGCCGCGCCTCGCTGCGCACCTGGCTCTACCGCATCGCCACCAACCGGTGTCTCAATGCGCGCCGGTCTGCCGGGCGACGCCGTGCCAAGGAGTGGGACGTGCCCGGCGTCGAACCGCCCGAGCCGACCCGTCTCGGCGAAATCGCCTGGTTGGAGCCATTTCCGGACGCACTGGCCGAGGGTGTCATCGACGCGCCGCTCGGCCCGGAAGCCCGCTACGAGCAGACCGAAGCCATCTCCCTTGCCTTCGTGACCGCGCTGCAGACCCTGCCGCCGCGCCAAGTCGCCGTGCTCATCTTGCGCGATGTGCTCGGATTCCACGCCGAAGAGGTGGCGGGCATGCTGGACTCGACGGTCGACTCGGTCAAGAGCGCTCTCAAACGGGCGCGCGCGGGCTTGCGGTACCGACGGCCCACGAGCGTCTCCCCGCCCTCCTCCTATGCACCCGCAGAGGAGGTGATCGTGGCGAGATTCGTCCGCGCGTGGGAATCGGCCGATCTCGACGCGCTGGTGCGCCTTCTGACCGACGACGTCTTCGTGTCCATGCCACCGATTCCCTTCGAATACCAAGGCCGAGACGTCGTGGCGCGTTTCTTCGCCGGTATCTTCCGGGCGGGCCGGAGATTCGACCTCGTTCCGACGCGAGCCAATGGTCAACCGGCGCTCGGAGCCTATCTGCGCGCGCCGACCGGCATCCGCTACGGAACCGGCCTTTACGTCCTCACCCTGAGCGGAGACCGGATCAGCGCCATGACGCGCTTCGACAACAGCGTGCTCCCGTCGTTCGGGCTCCCGCGATCGCTTCCGAGCGCATAG
- a CDS encoding dihydrofolate reductase family protein → MGKIIISQNVSLDGVVQDPTGAEGFDRGGWFLRIGDEDREAWAELQLAEAWGAEALLLGRRSDEWFAARWLSRSGAWADRLNSLPKYVVSSTLGKAEWSNSTVLAGEMVDEVSRLKRELDGDIVVYASARLVHALIEHGLVDELRLTVYPVVLGAGRRLFGETGDKKSLRLIDVRTVGSSLVFLVYQHVRHAQRA, encoded by the coding sequence ATGGGAAAGATCATCATCAGCCAGAACGTCTCGCTCGACGGAGTCGTCCAGGATCCGACCGGTGCGGAGGGCTTCGACCGTGGCGGTTGGTTCCTCCGGATCGGAGACGAGGACCGGGAAGCGTGGGCCGAGCTCCAGCTCGCCGAGGCGTGGGGCGCAGAGGCGCTGCTGCTCGGCCGGCGCAGCGACGAGTGGTTCGCCGCGCGCTGGTTGTCCAGGAGTGGCGCGTGGGCGGACAGATTGAACAGCCTGCCCAAGTACGTCGTGTCCTCGACCCTCGGGAAGGCCGAGTGGAGCAACTCGACAGTCCTCGCGGGTGAGATGGTCGACGAGGTCTCGAGATTGAAGCGGGAGCTGGACGGTGACATCGTCGTCTACGCCAGCGCCCGGTTGGTCCACGCGCTGATCGAGCACGGCCTCGTCGATGAACTGCGGCTGACGGTGTATCCGGTCGTGCTCGGGGCCGGACGGCGACTGTTCGGCGAGACCGGCGACAAGAAATCTCTGCGCCTCATCGATGTGCGCACGGTCGGCTCGAGCCTCGTCTTTCTCGTCTATCAGCACGTCCGACATGCTCAGCGTGCGTGA
- a CDS encoding helix-turn-helix transcriptional regulator, whose protein sequence is MLGRTYETQDCSAARALEIVGERWSLVIIRHALFRGVTRFGDFQRSLGIARNILAARLDWFVEMGLMDRRPDPAGSSYHEYVLTEKGHELQPVIVALTHWGDRWAAPGEPPVVLRHTACGGAVHQQTVCQDCGRPVGIDAVEAQPTAGHPVT, encoded by the coding sequence ATGCTCGGCCGGACGTACGAAACGCAGGACTGCTCCGCGGCGCGGGCGCTCGAGATCGTCGGTGAGCGCTGGAGCCTGGTGATCATTCGTCATGCGCTCTTCCGGGGTGTCACCCGCTTCGGGGACTTTCAGCGCAGCCTCGGGATCGCGCGCAACATCCTCGCCGCCCGTCTCGATTGGTTCGTCGAAATGGGGCTGATGGATCGGCGTCCCGATCCGGCCGGATCGTCGTACCACGAGTACGTGCTGACCGAGAAGGGCCACGAACTGCAACCGGTGATCGTGGCCCTCACGCACTGGGGTGACCGATGGGCCGCGCCGGGCGAGCCGCCGGTCGTCCTCCGGCACACCGCGTGCGGCGGCGCGGTCCACCAGCAAACCGTTTGCCAGGACTGCGGCCGACCCGTGGGCATCGACGCGGTCGAAGCGCAGCCCACGGCGGGCCACCCGGTGACCTGA
- a CDS encoding SDR family oxidoreductase: MTNDHQAPALTDDLERPRRGAVLRFVRPAEHRLSISQRLHHETSDCYVHLVSSRNQIRSAVLAPAHPDRWPVPNKESVVLLEKKNAIVYGAGGAVGSVVARAFAGEGARVFLAGRTRSTLETVADEIRASGGVADVATVDVLDEDAVENHADAVVAEAGSLDISFNAISLPQTGIQGTRIADLPLDGFDLPMSTYPKANFLTARAAARRMTGQGSGVILTITASPSRTAVPLMGGMAPAWAAIEALSRGLAAELGPHGVRVVCLNAAGMPESPQLSEVYGLHADAYGISRDAFSSRMAERTLRKQLPTIAEIADVAAFVASDRAAAITGAVANLTGGMVVD; this comes from the coding sequence ATGACGAATGATCACCAGGCTCCAGCGCTCACCGACGATCTCGAGCGCCCGCGCCGCGGAGCAGTCCTGCGTTTCGTACGTCCGGCCGAGCATCGTCTCAGCATATCCCAGCGGTTGCATCACGAAACTTCCGACTGCTATGTTCACCTGGTTTCATCACGAAACCAGATTCGGTCGGCGGTGCTCGCACCTGCCCACCCGGATCGATGGCCGGTCCCGAACAAGGAGTCAGTAGTGCTGCTCGAGAAGAAGAACGCGATCGTCTACGGGGCCGGAGGAGCCGTCGGAAGCGTGGTCGCGCGCGCTTTCGCAGGCGAAGGGGCGCGGGTGTTCCTCGCCGGACGCACCCGCTCCACGCTGGAGACGGTCGCTGACGAGATCAGGGCGTCGGGTGGTGTCGCCGACGTCGCCACGGTGGACGTGCTGGACGAGGACGCCGTGGAAAATCACGCGGACGCGGTGGTCGCCGAGGCGGGCTCCCTCGATATCTCGTTCAACGCGATCAGCCTGCCCCAGACCGGTATTCAGGGCACTCGGATCGCCGACCTGCCCCTCGACGGCTTCGACCTGCCGATGTCCACCTATCCCAAGGCCAACTTCCTGACCGCCAGAGCCGCCGCGCGACGCATGACCGGCCAGGGGTCGGGCGTCATCTTGACGATCACCGCGTCTCCGTCGCGAACGGCCGTCCCGCTGATGGGAGGGATGGCGCCGGCATGGGCGGCGATCGAAGCGTTGTCGCGGGGGCTGGCCGCCGAGCTCGGACCGCACGGCGTCCGGGTGGTGTGCTTGAACGCGGCGGGAATGCCGGAATCGCCGCAGCTCTCCGAGGTGTATGGCCTGCACGCCGATGCCTATGGCATCAGCCGCGACGCATTCAGCTCCCGTATGGCGGAGCGGACGCTGCGCAAACAGCTGCCCACGATCGCCGAGATCGCGGACGTGGCCGCCTTCGTCGCCTCCGACCGCGCCGCCGCGATCACCGGGGCGGTCGCCAACCTCACCGGCGGCATGGTCGTCGACTGA
- the argS gene encoding arginine--tRNA ligase: MTHSGVLPLLDQVAAAVSDAIDRTRPETAGADPVVRRSTHADFQSNAALALAKRLKLRPSDYAAELATALASAPDRSIRSVELSGPGFLNVTVSDRAVWQQVAARLGDDRLGVAATEDGRRTVVDYSAPNIAKEMHVGHLRTTIIGDSLARVLDFLGAHVIRQNHLGDWGTQFGMLIQYLDEHPDARWRHDDLDGGEDSAVSALDGLYRAARAAFDADPEFADRSRARVVALQAGDPATLARWSEIVAESEKAFRDIYDRLGVLLTPEDNVGESFYNPMLADTIEKLVAKGIAVESDGALVVFSETVTGPDDQPVPLMVRKRDGGYGYDTTDLATIRHRIGTLRAQRLLYVTDSRQALHFQLIFETARRAGWLTETVEAEHIAYGTVLGPDGKPFKTRAGGTVRLLDLLDDAVSRAREVVREKNPELTAAELDSIAEQSGIGAVKYADLSTSRVKDYTFDLARMTALTGNTAVYLQYAHARIRSILRKAGEPTPEVDAEQALEPAERALALELDAYGSAVAEVGSTLEPHRLCGYLYDLARDFTTFYDNCPVLTAPEPTRTNRLALCSLTARTLAHGLDLLGIAAPERM, from the coding sequence GTGACCCACTCCGGGGTTCTGCCATTGCTCGATCAGGTCGCCGCCGCCGTCTCCGACGCGATCGACCGAACCCGGCCGGAAACGGCGGGGGCAGACCCTGTGGTCCGACGATCCACTCACGCCGACTTCCAGTCCAATGCCGCGCTCGCACTCGCGAAGCGGTTGAAGCTCCGGCCGTCGGATTACGCGGCCGAACTGGCGACGGCATTGGCTTCCGCGCCCGACCGGTCGATCCGGTCGGTGGAGTTGTCCGGCCCGGGATTCCTGAACGTCACGGTGTCCGACCGAGCCGTGTGGCAGCAGGTCGCCGCCCGGCTGGGTGACGATCGGCTCGGCGTGGCGGCCACCGAGGACGGCCGCCGCACCGTGGTCGACTACTCCGCCCCCAACATCGCCAAGGAGATGCACGTCGGGCATCTGCGCACCACGATCATCGGTGACAGCCTGGCCCGCGTGCTGGACTTCCTCGGCGCGCACGTGATCCGCCAGAACCATCTGGGGGACTGGGGGACTCAATTCGGGATGCTCATCCAATATCTCGATGAGCACCCCGACGCGCGGTGGCGCCACGACGACCTCGACGGCGGCGAGGATTCGGCGGTCTCGGCCCTCGACGGTCTCTACCGGGCCGCGCGGGCGGCTTTCGACGCCGACCCGGAGTTCGCCGACCGGTCCCGCGCGCGGGTGGTCGCGTTGCAGGCCGGCGACCCGGCGACGCTGGCCCGCTGGAGCGAGATCGTCGCCGAGTCGGAGAAGGCATTCCGTGACATCTACGACCGGCTCGGCGTGCTGCTCACCCCGGAGGACAACGTGGGAGAGTCGTTCTACAACCCGATGCTCGCCGACACCATCGAAAAACTGGTCGCCAAGGGCATCGCGGTCGAGAGCGACGGGGCGCTGGTCGTCTTCTCCGAAACGGTGACCGGCCCCGACGATCAGCCGGTGCCGCTGATGGTGCGCAAGCGCGACGGCGGCTACGGCTACGACACCACCGACCTCGCGACCATCCGCCACCGCATCGGCACTTTGCGTGCCCAGCGGCTGCTGTACGTCACGGACTCGCGCCAGGCCCTGCACTTCCAGTTGATCTTCGAGACCGCCCGCCGCGCCGGGTGGCTCACCGAAACCGTCGAGGCCGAGCACATCGCCTACGGCACGGTGCTCGGCCCCGATGGCAAACCTTTCAAGACCCGCGCGGGCGGAACCGTGCGTCTGCTGGACCTGCTGGACGACGCGGTCTCCCGTGCCCGCGAGGTCGTGCGCGAGAAGAATCCCGAACTCACCGCGGCAGAGCTGGATTCGATCGCGGAGCAGTCCGGCATCGGCGCGGTGAAGTACGCCGACCTGTCCACCTCACGAGTGAAGGACTACACCTTCGACCTCGCCCGCATGACCGCCCTCACCGGCAACACGGCGGTGTACCTGCAATACGCGCACGCCCGCATCCGGTCCATCCTCCGCAAAGCCGGTGAGCCGACCCCGGAGGTGGATGCCGAGCAGGCTCTCGAACCAGCCGAACGCGCACTCGCTCTGGAGCTGGACGCGTACGGCAGCGCCGTCGCGGAAGTGGGGTCCACCCTGGAACCGCATCGCCTGTGCGGCTACCTCTACGACCTGGCCCGCGACTTCACCACCTTCTACGACAACTGCCCCGTCCTGACCGCCCCCGAACCGACCCGAACCAATCGCCTCGCACTGTGCTCACTCACCGCCCGCACCCTCGCCCACGGACTGGACCTCCTGGGTATCGCAGCACCTGAACGCATGTGA
- a CDS encoding type IV secretion system DNA-binding domain-containing protein has translation MPDAIQIAVIAGEILASESLVAAWTDEERERRSRFSERIYAFAAHLPLGETLTVRLETRDKPGSLRVCMTLRTESGEPSVHFGGLANLLGEPDSPIVGAVEPEVARPTPPLPHRYSIRRSMFRADTPSRRRPLQPTYEPLTSLRGLCAAMLDQAFVRLEVIVKPIGPNGRSLEDLARDANGPEGMTPELLTSILRTGGPFVRATVTLVCSAEPSPRLLSAIRSIGAPLEIQRLEDSRPAPEILGARTLAALMRIPVAHEASFPGFPVVPAHFVRAPEQVVSAAAGEGIRLGLARDAKGEALDVLLPVADFSRHVYIPGQTGSGKSTMLRAMACEVAAAGHGILFIDPHGDAAIRLLGDLPASRTRDVHFIDASDLDAPAPINPFAVSDLLQRDTALANVTAMFADLFDPTQQGIVGPRWESWFRMGMLTLIAAKGRRASLLDVPRLFLDKKYRTTQRASVKEQFLKDFWDQEMEQTDAHTLSEVLGWFTSKFTAFRTNAVLRKILGSGHDMLDPTEVMDNGKIIVVSLQKGEIGAPVAQLLGYLYLTRYWTAALRRSTDKPFALFVDEAQSFSKGALPDILAEGRKFGLYAVIANQYLEQLSEPIQHALLGNVGTVLGFRMGDRDAEQFAGRFGPEFATEALRRLPNHYAACSLLLNGMVQPAFSLEGDHISRQRARSVKGMDRQMAAIKRSSQSFFKSSLQAAMKSPKPGGDAESAPVAESITESEPAVVAEGIGTTRTHPAAGSFVDALRTKLIKARSEGGTADDRAE, from the coding sequence ATGCCTGATGCCATACAAATCGCGGTGATCGCGGGCGAGATTCTCGCCAGCGAATCACTGGTCGCGGCTTGGACGGACGAAGAGAGAGAAAGGCGCTCGCGGTTCTCGGAACGAATTTACGCGTTCGCGGCGCACCTACCTCTCGGGGAGACTCTGACGGTTCGGCTCGAGACCCGCGACAAACCGGGGTCACTCCGCGTGTGCATGACGTTGCGTACCGAGAGCGGAGAACCATCCGTGCACTTCGGTGGCCTCGCGAATCTGCTCGGAGAGCCCGACAGCCCGATAGTGGGCGCGGTCGAGCCGGAAGTCGCGCGGCCGACTCCGCCGTTGCCGCATCGCTACTCGATTCGCCGCTCCATGTTCCGGGCGGACACGCCATCGCGAAGGCGGCCGCTGCAACCCACATACGAGCCGCTGACGAGCTTGCGCGGATTGTGTGCGGCGATGCTGGATCAGGCCTTCGTACGGCTCGAAGTCATCGTCAAGCCGATCGGTCCGAACGGCCGCAGCCTCGAGGACCTCGCGCGCGATGCCAACGGACCGGAGGGAATGACTCCTGAACTACTGACCAGCATCCTCCGGACGGGTGGACCGTTCGTCCGCGCGACGGTGACGCTGGTATGTAGCGCCGAGCCGTCGCCTCGGCTGCTCTCCGCGATTCGCTCGATCGGAGCTCCGCTCGAGATCCAGCGTCTCGAGGACTCCCGTCCGGCACCGGAAATCCTGGGCGCCCGCACACTCGCGGCTCTCATGCGCATCCCGGTGGCACACGAGGCGTCCTTCCCCGGCTTCCCGGTCGTCCCCGCACATTTCGTCCGCGCGCCGGAACAGGTCGTCAGCGCGGCCGCGGGCGAGGGTATCCGCCTCGGGCTGGCAAGAGATGCCAAAGGTGAGGCTCTCGATGTGCTGCTGCCCGTGGCCGATTTCTCGCGCCACGTCTATATCCCGGGGCAGACCGGCTCCGGCAAATCGACGATGTTGCGCGCCATGGCGTGCGAGGTGGCCGCGGCAGGTCACGGAATCCTGTTCATCGACCCGCATGGCGACGCGGCAATCCGGCTCCTCGGCGATCTACCGGCGAGCAGAACGCGGGACGTTCATTTCATCGACGCTTCGGATCTCGATGCGCCTGCGCCCATCAACCCGTTCGCCGTCTCGGATCTTCTCCAGCGAGACACCGCGCTGGCCAATGTCACGGCGATGTTCGCGGATCTCTTCGATCCCACACAACAGGGCATCGTGGGACCTCGCTGGGAATCCTGGTTCCGGATGGGGATGCTGACCCTGATCGCGGCAAAGGGCCGCAGGGCATCGCTCCTGGATGTGCCTCGTCTTTTCCTGGACAAGAAGTACCGGACAACTCAGCGTGCGTCGGTGAAAGAGCAGTTTTTGAAGGACTTCTGGGATCAGGAAATGGAGCAGACCGACGCGCATACGCTGTCGGAGGTCCTGGGGTGGTTCACCAGTAAGTTCACTGCTTTCCGAACGAATGCCGTGCTGAGGAAGATACTGGGCAGCGGGCACGACATGCTCGATCCGACCGAGGTGATGGACAACGGCAAGATCATTGTGGTCTCACTGCAGAAAGGCGAGATCGGCGCTCCCGTGGCGCAGCTGCTGGGCTATCTGTATCTCACCCGCTATTGGACTGCGGCACTGAGGCGAAGCACCGATAAACCGTTTGCTCTCTTCGTCGACGAGGCGCAATCCTTCTCGAAGGGTGCGCTACCGGACATTCTGGCGGAGGGCCGGAAATTCGGCCTGTATGCGGTCATCGCCAATCAATATTTGGAGCAGCTCTCCGAGCCCATTCAACACGCCTTGCTGGGAAACGTGGGCACCGTGCTGGGCTTCCGGATGGGTGATCGTGATGCGGAGCAGTTCGCCGGGCGCTTCGGCCCGGAATTCGCCACCGAGGCGCTGCGCCGACTTCCCAATCACTACGCCGCATGCTCGCTGCTGCTCAACGGCATGGTGCAACCCGCCTTCAGTCTGGAGGGCGACCACATCTCGCGCCAGCGAGCCCGGTCGGTCAAGGGCATGGATAGGCAGATGGCAGCGATCAAAAGGTCCAGTCAGTCCTTCTTCAAGAGTTCGCTACAGGCCGCGATGAAGTCGCCGAAACCTGGTGGGGACGCGGAATCAGCTCCTGTGGCGGAGAGCATCACCGAATCCGAGCCGGCGGTCGTGGCGGAAGGAATAGGAACCACGCGCACGCACCCCGCGGCCGGATCGTTCGTCGATGCGCTGCGGACCAAACTGATCAAGGCTCGTAGCGAAGGGGGCACAGCAGATGATCGAGCTGAATGA
- a CDS encoding DUF5663 domain-containing protein — translation MIELNDSMLEKLGLVDLPPKIRHTILETIYEQLEYRVGSVLSAGLTDAQLEEFEALMNTEEFRSGNDTAAAQWLAENCPDYRTKVMDCLNDLQLEIVDNRIAIRSMVISAAPEPMVDFVEKVTKNRDLALARDLFIYIGDVQAIRKAGVRELRAVPDISPSVVKRIRTLARSDSGSVSAGGLPQRRREILTARFGSWEKVLEASDSDILAVKGIGPATLARLRGS, via the coding sequence ATGATCGAGCTGAATGACTCCATGTTGGAGAAGCTCGGGTTGGTGGATCTGCCGCCGAAGATTCGCCATACCATCTTGGAAACGATTTATGAGCAACTCGAATACCGCGTGGGAAGTGTGCTGTCTGCCGGCTTGACGGATGCGCAGCTCGAGGAGTTCGAAGCGCTGATGAACACCGAGGAATTCCGCTCCGGGAACGACACTGCGGCGGCGCAGTGGCTGGCCGAGAATTGTCCGGACTATCGAACGAAGGTCATGGACTGCCTGAACGATCTTCAGCTGGAGATAGTTGACAATAGAATAGCGATTCGCTCGATGGTCATCAGTGCTGCGCCGGAACCGATGGTCGATTTCGTCGAGAAGGTCACGAAGAACCGAGACCTGGCTCTGGCGCGTGACCTGTTCATCTACATCGGCGATGTCCAGGCAATTCGCAAGGCTGGTGTGCGGGAATTGCGGGCGGTGCCGGATATCAGTCCGTCGGTCGTGAAGCGCATTCGAACGCTTGCTCGAAGCGATTCGGGCTCCGTGTCCGCCGGTGGTCTACCGCAGCGCCGGCGGGAAATCTTGACGGCTAGGTTCGGATCGTGGGAAAAGGTGCTCGAGGCATCGGATTCCGACATCCTCGCGGTGAAAGGGATCGGTCCTGCCACGCTCGCCCGGTTGCGCGGAAGCTGA
- a CDS encoding helix-turn-helix domain-containing protein gives MPGGRLTPHDRREIASGLAQGLGYAEIARQLQRPTSTVSREVTRNGGPNRYQPQRAQQATERRARRRRRPTAPSATTAEDAATREYLDQLTSLMVRTGIPRSAANVLASLYSCDSGSLTAAELVQRLRVSPATISSAVGVLETQGLIRRVRDAGRRRDRYVLDEDTWVEATLASARQVHALAEAARHGVDVFGAATPAGSRFRAMGEFLEFVGHDMIASATRWRTVFDEGSIPVNDHRSDWRT, from the coding sequence ATGCCGGGTGGCAGACTGACACCGCACGATCGCCGAGAGATCGCGAGCGGACTGGCACAGGGGCTCGGGTACGCCGAGATCGCCCGGCAACTCCAGCGGCCGACGTCGACGGTGAGCCGGGAGGTGACGCGCAACGGCGGTCCGAACCGCTATCAGCCACAGCGCGCCCAGCAAGCGACCGAGCGGCGCGCGCGTAGGCGTAGACGGCCGACCGCTCCGAGTGCGACCACTGCCGAGGACGCCGCGACGCGCGAATATCTGGATCAGCTCACCTCATTGATGGTGCGAACCGGTATCCCGCGGTCCGCGGCCAACGTGCTCGCGAGCCTCTACTCCTGCGACAGCGGCAGTCTCACCGCCGCCGAACTGGTGCAGCGACTGCGGGTCAGTCCGGCAACGATCTCCTCGGCCGTCGGTGTGCTCGAAACGCAGGGACTCATCCGCCGCGTCCGCGACGCGGGCCGCCGGCGCGACCGCTATGTTCTCGACGAAGACACTTGGGTAGAGGCGACTTTGGCGAGTGCGCGGCAGGTCCACGCTCTTGCCGAAGCCGCCCGGCACGGCGTAGACGTGTTCGGTGCCGCGACACCGGCCGGGTCACGCTTTCGCGCGATGGGAGAGTTCCTCGAATTCGTCGGGCACGACATGATCGCATCGGCCACGCGCTGGCGAACCGTCTTCGACGAGGGCTCGATACCGGTGAACGATCACCGGTCCGACTGGCGGACATGA
- a CDS encoding cytochrome P450 produces the protein MPDAVELPTSRRAGCPFDPPPGLATIRAQRPLTPMTFPDGHQGWLATGYSVVRAVLADPRFSVRYEITHYPLADAGDIPPAVPGDMLGVDAPEHTRYRKLLAGKFTVRRMRQLTEHITSITEDHLDAMERTGGAVDLVETFAYPIPALVICELLGVPYADRGLFHENMVALGGVDDSMDKRLAAFTTIQEYVHGLVLTKRAEPTDDLLSDLTDTDLTDTELAGIGALLLGAGLDTTANMLSLGAFALLSHPEQLAAVRAEPDNTERVVEELMRYLSIAHTGARTALADVELDGQVIKAGQTVALSIQAANRDPAKFDDPDTLDVARNAVGHLGFGHGVHQCLGQQLARVEMRVALPALLRRFPGLRLAVPPAEVPLRHGLDIYGVHSLPVTW, from the coding sequence ATGCCCGACGCAGTAGAACTCCCCACCTCCCGCAGGGCGGGATGCCCGTTCGATCCGCCTCCCGGCTTGGCGACGATCCGCGCGCAACGCCCGCTGACTCCGATGACCTTCCCCGACGGTCACCAGGGATGGCTGGCCACCGGCTATTCGGTGGTACGGGCAGTGCTCGCCGACCCGCGCTTCAGCGTGCGGTACGAGATCACGCACTACCCGCTGGCCGACGCGGGCGACATCCCGCCTGCCGTGCCGGGCGACATGCTCGGAGTCGACGCACCGGAGCACACGCGATACCGAAAGCTGCTGGCGGGGAAATTCACCGTCCGGCGAATGCGACAACTCACCGAGCACATCACGAGTATCACCGAAGACCATCTCGACGCGATGGAACGCACCGGTGGTGCGGTCGATCTCGTCGAGACCTTCGCCTACCCGATCCCCGCATTGGTGATCTGCGAATTGCTCGGCGTGCCCTATGCCGACCGCGGCCTCTTCCACGAGAACATGGTCGCCCTCGGTGGGGTGGACGACTCGATGGACAAGCGGCTGGCGGCCTTCACCACGATCCAGGAGTACGTGCATGGGCTGGTGCTCACCAAACGCGCCGAGCCGACCGACGACCTGCTCAGCGACCTCACCGACACCGACCTCACCGACACCGAACTAGCCGGTATCGGCGCTCTGCTGCTCGGGGCGGGCCTGGATACCACGGCGAACATGCTGTCGCTCGGCGCTTTCGCGCTGTTGAGCCACCCTGAACAGCTCGCTGCGGTGCGCGCCGAACCCGATAACACCGAGCGGGTTGTCGAGGAGCTGATGCGGTATCTGAGCATCGCGCACACCGGTGCCCGCACCGCTTTGGCGGATGTCGAGCTGGACGGACAGGTGATCAAGGCGGGCCAGACGGTCGCCCTGTCGATTCAAGCCGCGAACCGCGATCCCGCGAAGTTCGATGACCCCGACACCCTCGATGTCGCCCGCAACGCGGTCGGGCACCTGGGCTTCGGCCACGGCGTGCACCAGTGCCTCGGTCAGCAACTGGCCCGCGTGGAGATGCGGGTCGCGCTGCCCGCACTGCTGCGGCGGTTCCCGGGGCTGCGGCTGGCGGTGCCGCCCGCCGAGGTTCCGCTGCGGCACGGCCTGGACATCTATGGCGTGCACTCACTGCCGGTTACCTGGTGA
- a CDS encoding ferredoxin codes for MKINVDRQLCIGAGMCALTAPQVFDQDHNGKSVVLRPEPPRCHHAAVREAEQACPAAAIRIDAE; via the coding sequence ATGAAGATCAATGTCGACCGGCAACTGTGCATCGGGGCGGGCATGTGCGCGCTGACCGCACCGCAGGTGTTCGATCAGGACCACAACGGCAAGTCGGTGGTGCTGCGACCCGAACCGCCGCGCTGCCACCATGCCGCGGTGCGCGAAGCCGAACAGGCGTGCCCGGCTGCGGCGATTCGGATCGACGCCGAATGA